The genomic window CCGTCCccgctcctgctcctgctcctaCCGAGGCTGCTCCGGCCGAGGcccccaaggaggagaagaaggacgctGACCCGCCAGCTCCTGCCCCTGCCCCCGCTGCCGCCTCTTAAATACCCTCTTATGATTGCTCTTTTTTAATGCTGCCAGATGGAGACATCTATCTTGCTTTTACCTCAACGACAGCGGCCATGCTGAATCGAACGGGGCGTACTCGTGCGCCCAGTCGATGGCGGCTGCCTTAGAGACGGATTTCCTAGTTGCTTAGCAGCCTCGGCCTGCTTAGATGTTTCCTTTTTGTTCTAGCAGCTGGCTGGATACCCCGGAGGGAGAAGTGTCGCGACGTGTTTTTTCAAATCTATACCCTgctttttatatctaatGCACAAACACTCTCCATGCTCTCCAAGCCCGTTGACTCCACAATGTGCGCCTAAATGACCATGTGTCTAAACCATATTGAAGCTCCTATGAGCTGGCTACTCATCCCTTGCCCACGGCGCTTTGGTCATGGTGATTTGCCCGCTTGTAGATTCTGACTTGGGTGCTCCGCCCTGATGAGGTCTTGCAAGGGAGCCAGAGCTAGGCCCCGGTGGTGGCATTCGGGAGTACGGAATACCTGGGCCTGTTGGAGCTGGCATTCTCGTAGCCTGAGCCCACGGTGCAGCTGTTCCAACTCCCGATGGCGGTCCATGTGGCATTTGTGTAGGTTGGTTCGCCATGTGGACGCTCTGGGTTGGGGTCGCCGCCTCTGGATCGATCTCCCACGAGAAGAGCGAGCCAAAGGGGAAGTGCTGGACAACAGGAAACTTAGACAGCACCTCGGCGTTGAACATCTTGATCATGCCCTTGTTGATCTTGCCCCAGCCGTCGCGGATGCCAGAAATGTCGAACAAGATGGGACTGTGCTCCCAGAACGGACCCTTCTTGACATCGTTGATGAAGCCGATGGCGGAAAAGTACATGTTGACCTGGCGCTGGTCCTCGACCACGGTGGCCTTGGTGACATCGCTGGGCTTCGGGGCGCCCTTGACTGAACCCTCGGTGGGCATGGGCTCGGTGTCGTTTATGGGCCGCGCGAGTTGCGCAGAACCAAAGATGTAGGGCATGAAGGAGTGATCGTCGAGGCCCCAGACGCCATGAGAGCCAGCAGGTTCGAGGGTATATGTCAAGATGAGCTTCCTTACCACCCTCAGATATCTGTTTGTGTTAGT from Fusarium falciforme chromosome 2, complete sequence includes these protein-coding regions:
- a CDS encoding Serine/threonine-protein phosphatase 2A activator, yielding MTSASPPKPPTLEVLDLSSPPSFTKPSKRIHEGPDVARFLTSLAYRDIGTFILQLNHALCPRNQPSSPRPRTFPLTSKPPTSPSIQALQSLLSKIERFIEDAPPDPGPRRFGNVSFRKWYAILEKHLNELLGEGLLGETLKVGDGAALEEVSSYLLGGFGSVQRLDYGTGHELSFVAFLGCLWKLGYFKDGNTGGEIEREIVLNVIEPYLRVVRKLILTYTLEPAGSHGVWGLDDHSFMPYIFGSAQLARPINDTEPMPTEGSVKGAPKPSDVTKATVVEDQRQVNMYFSAIGFINDVKKGPFWEHSPILFDISGIRDGWGKINKGMIKMFNAEVLSKFPVVQHFPFGSLFSWEIDPEAATPTQSVHMANQPTQMPHGPPSGVGTAAPWAQATRMPAPTGPGIPYSRMPPPGPSSGSLARPHQGGAPKSESTSGQITMTKAPWARDE